The window TTAGCTTTTACGACTTCTGCAGCATCTCCGCCGTTGTCAGCAAGCTCTTTGAAAACTTTTTTCGCGATTTTTGATGAAATTGTACCATCAGAAATTAGTTTAATCATTCCAGAAAGATTAGCAGGAGTTAGTAGAATATCCTTCAATTCTTTTTGGTCCGCATTTAGGTATGCAGAAACCTCACCCATCATCCAGTTAGCAGATAGTTTTACGTCAGCTCCATCAGCAATAGTTGCTTCAAAGAAGTTAGCCATATCCTTAGATAATGTTAATACATGTGCATCGTATGGAGATAATCCTAGCTCTTCGATATAGCGTTGTTTGCGAGCATCTGGTAGCTCTGGAATTTCTGAGCGTACACGTTCTAACCATGCGTCATCAATTACAAGATCCACCAAATCTGGCTCTGGGAAATAACGATAATCATCCGTACCTTCTTTAACACGCATAAGAATCGTTTTACCAGTTTTCTCATCATAGCGACGAGTTTCTTGTTCAATGATTCCACCAGCAGATAATACTTCTGCTTGACGAACTTCTTCGTGCTCTAGTCCTCTACGTACAAAGTTGAACGAGTTTAAGTTTTTCAACTCTGTTTTAGTACCAAACTCTTCTTGACCATAAGGACGAATAGAAATATTCGCATCACAGCGTAAAGATCCTTCTTCCATTTTACAGTCTGAAACGTCTGTATATTGGATAATAGATTTTACTTTTTCTAAGTAAGCGTAAGCTTCCTCAGGTGTACGGATATCTGGTTCTGAAACGATTTCTACAAGCGGTGTGCCTTGGCGATTAAAGTCTACTAAAGAATATCCATCCGCGTGGGAAAGTTTACCAGCATCTTCTTCCATATGAAGACGAGTAATACCGATACGTTTTTTCTCACCGTTTACTTCAATTTCAACCCAACCATTTTTACCGATTGGTTTATCAAATTGTGAAATTTGATATGCTTTCGGATTATCTGGGTAGAAATAGTTTTTACGGTCAAATTTTGTATTTTGTTCGATTTCCATATTTAATGCAAGTGCTGCACGCATTGCGAAATCGACTACGTTTTTATTTAGTACAGGTAATACGCCAGGGTATCCTAGGTCTATTACTGTTGTGTTTGTGTTTGGCTCAGCTCCGAAATGATTAGGTGCTGATGAGAAGATTTTAGAATTAGTTTTTAACTCTACGTGTACTTCTAATCCAATAACTGTTTCAAAGTTCATGTTATTTTCCCTCCCAAATTTGAGGAGTTTGTTTATGGAAATCAGTAGCTTGCTCGTAAGCATGTGCTACGCGGTAAATCGTTGACTCGTCAAAATAATTTCCGATAATTTGTAGCCCTAGTGGTAATCCATCTTCAAATCCACAAGGGATAGAAATTGCTGGTACACCTGCAAGGTTAATCGGAATTGTTAAAATATCATTTGCATACATCGTTAAAGGATCTTCTACATTTTCTCCAATTTTGAATGCTGGAGTTGGTGCAGTTGGTCCGACAATTACATCATAGTCCGCTAACACTTTATCGAAATCTTGTTTGATAAGTGTACGAACTTGCTGTGCTTTTTTATAGTAAGCATCGTATGTACCCGCGCTTAACGAATAAGTCCCAAGCATAATACGACGTTTAACTTCGTCACCAAATCCTTGCGCACGAGTTTCTTTATAAAGATCCAATAAATTTTCAACGTTTTCAGCACGGAAGCCATAACGAATTCCATCAAAACGAGAAAGGTTTGAAGAAGCCTCTGAAGATGAAAGAATATAGTATGTAGCTAAAGCGTATTTAGAATGTGGCAATGATACCTCTTCCCAAGTTGCTCCTTGTGCTTCTAATACTTTCAACGCATCCATCACAGATTGGCGAACTGCTTCACTTACACCTTCTCCTAAATATTCTTTAGGTACGGCAATACGAAGACCTTTAATGTCTCCAGTTAAAGCAGCAGCAAAGTTAGGAACTTCAACGTCCGCAGATGTAGAGTCATTTGCATCAACTCCAGAAATTGCTTCTAAAAGTAGGGCGTTATCTTCTACGTTACGAGTGATTGGACCAATTTGATCTAAAGAAGATGCAAACGCTACTAGTCCGAAACGTGAAACACGTCCATATGTAGGTTTCATCCCAACAACACCACAATAGGATGCTGGTTGACGAATAGATCCACCTGTATCTGAACCTAATGAGAATGGCACCTCTCCAGCTGCTACCGCTGCTGCCGATGCACCTGAAGAACCACCAGGAACACGGTCTAATGACCATGGGTTTTTAGTAGTTTTATATGCCGAATTTTCATTGGAAGACCCCATTGCAAATTCATCCATATTCAATTTACCGATTGTTATCATACCAGCCTCGCGTAACTTTTTCACAACCGTTGCATCATAAATAGGATTGAATCCTTGTAAAATTTTACTTGCACAAGTAGTTTCTAATCCTTCTGTTACGATATTATCCTTCACTCCTATTGGTAAACCAAATAATGGTCCACGTTTTTCAAAAGGAGTGTTTTCTAATTCTGTAGCTGTTTCTAATGCTTTTTCTTTATTTAAAGCTAAGAAGGCTTCTACCTCGCCATCAAGTTTTTCTACACGTTCAAAAGCTTCTTTTGTCAAATCTACTAAAGAAACTTCTTTACTATGTACAAGCGCTTGTAGTTCTTTCGCTGAACGATTAAATAACGTCATGATTTTCCCTCCTTACATCTATTAGTCCATAATTGATGGTACTTTTACTTGACCAGCTTCTTGTTCTTTCACATTTAACATCA is drawn from Psychrobacillus sp. INOP01 and contains these coding sequences:
- the gatB gene encoding Asp-tRNA(Asn)/Glu-tRNA(Gln) amidotransferase subunit GatB; its protein translation is MNFETVIGLEVHVELKTNSKIFSSAPNHFGAEPNTNTTVIDLGYPGVLPVLNKNVVDFAMRAALALNMEIEQNTKFDRKNYFYPDNPKAYQISQFDKPIGKNGWVEIEVNGEKKRIGITRLHMEEDAGKLSHADGYSLVDFNRQGTPLVEIVSEPDIRTPEEAYAYLEKVKSIIQYTDVSDCKMEEGSLRCDANISIRPYGQEEFGTKTELKNLNSFNFVRRGLEHEEVRQAEVLSAGGIIEQETRRYDEKTGKTILMRVKEGTDDYRYFPEPDLVDLVIDDAWLERVRSEIPELPDARKQRYIEELGLSPYDAHVLTLSKDMANFFEATIADGADVKLSANWMMGEVSAYLNADQKELKDILLTPANLSGMIKLISDGTISSKIAKKVFKELADNGGDAAEVVKAKGLVQISDEGALREIVTATLDANPQSIEDFKNGKDRAIGFLVGQIMKATKGQANPPLVNKILNEEIVKR
- the gatA gene encoding Asp-tRNA(Asn)/Glu-tRNA(Gln) amidotransferase subunit GatA, translated to MTLFNRSAKELQALVHSKEVSLVDLTKEAFERVEKLDGEVEAFLALNKEKALETATELENTPFEKRGPLFGLPIGVKDNIVTEGLETTCASKILQGFNPIYDATVVKKLREAGMITIGKLNMDEFAMGSSNENSAYKTTKNPWSLDRVPGGSSGASAAAVAAGEVPFSLGSDTGGSIRQPASYCGVVGMKPTYGRVSRFGLVAFASSLDQIGPITRNVEDNALLLEAISGVDANDSTSADVEVPNFAAALTGDIKGLRIAVPKEYLGEGVSEAVRQSVMDALKVLEAQGATWEEVSLPHSKYALATYYILSSSEASSNLSRFDGIRYGFRAENVENLLDLYKETRAQGFGDEVKRRIMLGTYSLSAGTYDAYYKKAQQVRTLIKQDFDKVLADYDVIVGPTAPTPAFKIGENVEDPLTMYANDILTIPINLAGVPAISIPCGFEDGLPLGLQIIGNYFDESTIYRVAHAYEQATDFHKQTPQIWEGK